The Castanea sativa cultivar Marrone di Chiusa Pesio chromosome 11, ASM4071231v1 genome contains a region encoding:
- the LOC142617357 gene encoding uncharacterized protein LOC142617357 isoform X1 → MDSEEDEVIMVRSEHREKTLEEWSLSLLGRFHTTKPINFRAAENHLRSAWKMEGNDLKITDVGDGLFRFKFSTESQLKWVINNGPWSFDNHILLLRRWEKGMTASSVNFQTVPMWVQVWGLPFDLIYKEAGIDIGQRIGRVIEVDCEAIAFGEARFLRVRVDVPLDKPIRGGAPVHSPEGDKVWVAFKYERLSGLCFHCGLLGHEAKACEFTKLKVWEESPYGEWLRATEDVPPQTSDSLVAQSYRDGNPNDNGHGIDGAETEPLQNFNSGNGHSYHSTTEIEEGNLEIVEVVERTELKGPEINAIDMLGKSSSGSVLKWLEQILDCFNPKLLLSRGYGWLCDAYRLLQTNPTFLKRLMISLASGKAVWDAIFRKESVREFQWTPFSEPHLETRILMLILDTVKDKVRELVEEFLSLVNEVFQPSKLLESP, encoded by the exons ATGGACTCGGAGGAAGATGAAGTGATCATGGTTCGGTCGGAGCATCGCGAGAAAACTCTAGAAGAGTGGTCCCTCAGTTTGCTAGGAAGGTTTCACACGACCAAACCCATCAACTTTAGAGCTGCTGAAAACCATCTACGCTCTGCATGGAAGATGGAGGGGAACGATCTAAAAATTACAGATGTTGGGGACGGACTGTTTCGGTTTAAATTCTCGACGGAAAGCCAATTGAAGTGGGTTATCAACAATGGTCCTTGGAGTTTCGATAATCATATCCTATTACTGCGAAGGTGGGAGAAAGGAATGACGGCCTCTTCGGTTAACTTCCAAACTGTTCCGATGTGGGTGCAAGTGTGGGGACTACCCTTCGATCTGATATACAAGGAAGCAGGGATAGATATTGGACAAAGAATTGGTAGAGTCATTGAGGTAGATTGTGAAGCCATTGCCTTTGGCGAGGCAAGGTTCCTCCGGGTCAGAGTTGACGTGCCCTTAGACAAGCCGATACGCGGGGGAGCCCCAGTACACAGTCCGGAAGGTGATAAGGTTTGGGTGGCTTTCAAGTACGAACGGCTATCTGGTCTGTGCTTCCATTGTGGCCTCCTTGGTCATGAGGCAAAAGCATGCGAGTTCACGAAATTGAAGGTGTGGGAGGAGAGTCCTTATGGCGAATGGCTGCGAGCGACGGAGGATGTCCCGCCACAGACTAGCGACTCTCTAGTGGCACAATCTTACCGAGATGGAAACCCCAACGACAACGGTCACGGCATCGATGGTGCAGAAACGGAACCCCTGCAAAATTTTAATTCGGGTAACGGACACTCCTATCATTCAACGACAGAAATTGAGGAAGGAAATCTGGAGATTGTGGAGGTTGTTGAACGCACGGAACTTAAGGGACCCGAAATCAATGCAAT TGATATGCTTGGGAAATCCTCCTCTGGGTCAGTGTTGAAATGGCTTGAGCAGATATTGGATTGTTTTAATCCAAAACTATTGCTATCTCGGGGATACGGATGGCTTTGTGATGCATATCGATTGCTGCAAACAAATCCCacttttttaaag AGACTAATGATTTCTCTAGCATCTGGTAAAGCTGTTTGGGATGCGATTTTTAGGAAGGAGTCAGTTCGAGAGTTTCAATGGACACCCTTTTCAG AACCACACTTGGAGACACGTATATTGATGTTGATTTTGGATACCGTAAAAGATAAAGTTAGAGAGCTCGTTGAGGAATTTCTGTCTCTAGTGAACGAGGTATTTCAACCTTCCAAACTGCTTGAATCACCATAG
- the LOC142617357 gene encoding uncharacterized protein LOC142617357 isoform X2, protein MDSEEDEVIMVRSEHREKTLEEWSLSLLGRFHTTKPINFRAAENHLRSAWKMEGNDLKITDVGDGLFRFKFSTESQLKWVINNGPWSFDNHILLLRRWEKGMTASSVNFQTVPMWVQVWGLPFDLIYKEAGIDIGQRIGRVIEVDCEAIAFGEARFLRVRVDVPLDKPIRGGAPVHSPEGDKVWVAFKYERLSGLCFHCGLLGHEAKACEFTKLKVWEESPYGEWLRATEDVPPQTSDSLVAQSYRDGNPNDNGHGIDGAETEPLQNFNSGNGHSYHSTTEIEEGNLEIVEVVERTELKGPEINAIDMLGKSSSGSVLKWLEQILDCFNPKLLLSRGYGWLCDAYRLLQTNPTFLKHLVKLFGMRFLGRSQFESFNGHPFQNHTWRHVY, encoded by the exons ATGGACTCGGAGGAAGATGAAGTGATCATGGTTCGGTCGGAGCATCGCGAGAAAACTCTAGAAGAGTGGTCCCTCAGTTTGCTAGGAAGGTTTCACACGACCAAACCCATCAACTTTAGAGCTGCTGAAAACCATCTACGCTCTGCATGGAAGATGGAGGGGAACGATCTAAAAATTACAGATGTTGGGGACGGACTGTTTCGGTTTAAATTCTCGACGGAAAGCCAATTGAAGTGGGTTATCAACAATGGTCCTTGGAGTTTCGATAATCATATCCTATTACTGCGAAGGTGGGAGAAAGGAATGACGGCCTCTTCGGTTAACTTCCAAACTGTTCCGATGTGGGTGCAAGTGTGGGGACTACCCTTCGATCTGATATACAAGGAAGCAGGGATAGATATTGGACAAAGAATTGGTAGAGTCATTGAGGTAGATTGTGAAGCCATTGCCTTTGGCGAGGCAAGGTTCCTCCGGGTCAGAGTTGACGTGCCCTTAGACAAGCCGATACGCGGGGGAGCCCCAGTACACAGTCCGGAAGGTGATAAGGTTTGGGTGGCTTTCAAGTACGAACGGCTATCTGGTCTGTGCTTCCATTGTGGCCTCCTTGGTCATGAGGCAAAAGCATGCGAGTTCACGAAATTGAAGGTGTGGGAGGAGAGTCCTTATGGCGAATGGCTGCGAGCGACGGAGGATGTCCCGCCACAGACTAGCGACTCTCTAGTGGCACAATCTTACCGAGATGGAAACCCCAACGACAACGGTCACGGCATCGATGGTGCAGAAACGGAACCCCTGCAAAATTTTAATTCGGGTAACGGACACTCCTATCATTCAACGACAGAAATTGAGGAAGGAAATCTGGAGATTGTGGAGGTTGTTGAACGCACGGAACTTAAGGGACCCGAAATCAATGCAAT TGATATGCTTGGGAAATCCTCCTCTGGGTCAGTGTTGAAATGGCTTGAGCAGATATTGGATTGTTTTAATCCAAAACTATTGCTATCTCGGGGATACGGATGGCTTTGTGATGCATATCGATTGCTGCAAACAAATCCCacttttttaaag CATCTGGTAAAGCTGTTTGGGATGCGATTTTTAGGAAGGAGTCAGTTCGAGAGTTTCAATGGACACCCTTTTCAG AACCACACTTGGAGACACGTATATTGA
- the LOC142615492 gene encoding uncharacterized protein LOC142615492 yields the protein MRVILTEEEDEVIMVRSERRLKTLEEWSLSLLGGFYTTELINLGAAKNHLRSAWKMGGNDLEITYVRDGLFRFKFSMESQLKWVINNGPWSFDNHILLLRRWEKGMTASSVNFQTVPMWVQVWGLPFELIYKEAGIDIGQGIGRVIEVDCNAISSFLRVRVDVPLDKPIRGGAPVLSPEGDKVWVAFKYERLSGLCFHCGLLGHEAKACEFTKLKVWEVSPYGEWLRATEDVPPQTSDSLVAVTEPRQNFNSGHGHYYHSRTIIPEIMEVVECTGPDINEEQYWVSNDRENPEINAICALQNYMHGKSSSGSELKWLEQNLDCFDPKLLQSQGFRRLCDAFRLLLTDPAVKKLVVSLASDKAVRDVILRKTSVREFQWTPYAVNYVRPLISNEEPGWATRILMWIWDGTKAKFGKFLSLVNELFLPPRRNNPTEGNMEQMEENIRLLPLTVVIFLIVVVARALTA from the exons ATGAGGGTTATTTTGACAGAGGAGGAAGATGAGGTGATCATGGTTCGGTCGGAGCGTCGTTTGAAAACTCTAGAAGAGTGGTCCCTCAGTTTGCTAGGAGGGTTTTACACGACCGAACTCATCAACTTAGGAGCTGCGAAAAACCATCTACGCTCTGCATGGAAGATGGGGGGGAACGATCTAGAAATTACATATGTTAGAGACGGACTGTTTCGGTTTAAATTCTCGATGGAAAGCCAATTGAAGTGGGTTATTAACAATGGTCCTTGGAGTTTCGATAATCATATCTTATTACTGCGAAGGTGGGAGAAAGGAATGACGGCCTCTTCGGTTAACTTCCAAACCGTTCCGATGTGGGTGCAAGTGTGGGGACTACCCTTTGAACTGATATACAAGGAAGCAGGGATAGATATTGGACAAGGAATTGGTAGAGTCATTGAGGTAGATTGTAACGCCATTTCCTCGTTTCTCCGGGTCAGAGTTGACGTGCCCTTAGACAAACCGATACGCGGGGGAGCCCCAGTACTCAGTCCGGAAGGTGACAAGGTTTGGGTGGCTTTCAAGTACGAACGGCTATCTGGTCTGTGTTTCCATTGTGGCCTTCTTGGTCATGAGGCAAAAGCATGCGAGTTCACGAAACTGAAGGTGTGGGAGGTGAGTCCTTATGGCGAATGGCTGCGAGCGACTGAGGATGTCCCGCCACAGACCAGCGACTCTCTAGTGGCAGTAACGGAACCCCGGCAGAATTTTAATTCGGGTCACGGACACTACTATCATTCAAGGACAATAATTCCGGAGATTATGGAGGTTGTTGAATGCACGGGACCCGATATTAATGAGGAGCAATATTGGGTTAGTAATGATAGGGAAAATCCCGAAATCAATGCAATTTGTGCACTCCAAAA TTATATGCATGGGAAATCCTCCTCTGGGTCAGAGTTGAAATGGCTTGAGCAGAATTTGGATTGTTTTGATCCAAAACTATTGCAATCTCAGGGATTCAGAAGGCTTTGTGATGCATTTCGATTGCTGCTAACAGATCCCGCTGTTAAG AAACTAGTGGTTTCTCTAGCATCTGATAAAGCTGTTCGGGATGTGATTTTGAGGAAAACGTCAGTTCGAGAGTTTCAATGGACACCCTACGCAG TTAATTATGTAAGGCCTCTAATTTCTAATGAAGAGCCAGGCTGGGCTACACGTATATTGATGTGGATTTGGGATggaacaaaagcaaaatttggGAAATTTCTGTCTCTAGTGAACGAGCTATTTCTACCTCCCAGGAGGAACAATCCCACAGAAGGAAACATGGAGCAGATGGAGGAAAATATTAGATTATTGCCTCTCACTGTTGTGATCTTCCTGATTGTGGTTGTGGCTCGAGCCCTAACTGCTTGA